A window of the Verminephrobacter eiseniae EF01-2 genome harbors these coding sequences:
- the murI gene encoding glutamate racemase: MSQPPEHGHSRSASAAPPQQPIGVFDSGVGGLSVLHALRAALPRERFVYLADSANAPYGERAAAQVSARTLAITGYLRAQHRIKALVVACNTATAAAIDELRQRHPGLPLVGLEPALKPALALTQTGHVGVIGTRGTLGSAKFGKLLASLADRAHFVLQPCDGLAHAIERSVLSTAPVSGSTETGALCQRYLHAMGTFGKAPGQIDTLVLGCTHYLFVTDELRALLGPGVQFVETGAPVARQTRRLLETAGLLRNGLREPQAAAETAGTRLLTTGPAAMLQAAAQRWLGLPADCCTGICLP, from the coding sequence GTGTCACAGCCTCCTGAGCACGGCCACAGTCGCAGCGCCAGCGCCGCGCCGCCGCAGCAGCCCATTGGAGTGTTCGACAGCGGCGTGGGCGGCCTGAGCGTGCTGCACGCGCTGCGGGCCGCATTGCCCCGGGAACGCTTCGTGTACCTGGCCGACAGCGCCAACGCGCCCTACGGCGAGCGCGCTGCGGCCCAGGTGAGCGCGCGCACCTTGGCCATCACCGGGTACCTGCGCGCGCAGCACCGGATCAAGGCGCTGGTGGTGGCCTGCAACACCGCCACGGCGGCAGCCATCGATGAACTGCGCCAGCGCCATCCCGGCCTGCCGCTGGTCGGCCTGGAGCCGGCGCTCAAACCCGCCCTCGCGCTCACGCAGACGGGCCATGTGGGCGTGATCGGCACGCGCGGCACGCTTGGCAGCGCCAAGTTCGGCAAGCTGCTGGCCTCGCTGGCCGATCGGGCCCATTTCGTGCTCCAGCCCTGCGACGGCCTGGCCCACGCCATCGAGCGCAGCGTGCTGTCCACGGCCCCCGTCTCCGGCAGCACCGAGACCGGCGCCCTGTGCCAGCGCTACCTCCACGCGATGGGAACCTTCGGCAAAGCCCCCGGGCAGATCGACACGCTGGTGCTCGGCTGCACCCATTACCTGTTCGTGACCGACGAACTGCGGGCGCTGCTCGGGCCTGGGGTGCAGTTCGTCGAGACCGGCGCGCCCGTGGCACGCCAGACCCGGCGCCTGCTGGAAACCGCAGGCTTGCTGCGCAATGGGTTGCGCGAACCACAGGCCGCCGCAGAAACGGCAGGCACCCGCCTGCTGACCACCGGCCCGGCGGCCATGCTGCAAGCGGCGGCGCAGCGCTGGCTGGGCCTGCCGGCCGATTGCTGCACCGGCATCTGCCTGCCCTGA
- the urtB gene encoding urea ABC transporter permease subunit UrtB, translating to MPRRFPLLWASLALWAATAGPARALTAGQALAMAAGSTDERVAAVQQAVLDADERTAAFLQALADDAVQLAAGKALIVRGDQGQDPVTGAEAPLPEDAEEIINNNRMRGEIDTALAGLALLGQDPARRLAAAQALMRAPDAGRLALLDKALAQETHAPIRARLELARAAAMLGSADASLRRAAAQTLSASATPDTRRLLNERAALEDDAQVQAALQAALRAIDGRLAWGERLGALFSGISLGSILLLVALGLAITYGLMGVINMAHGELMMIGAYATFAVQGVFRQYLPAAFDWYLVAALPLAFAASALVGAVLERGVLRFLYGRPLETLLATWGISLVLMQLVRTLFGAQNVGVENPAWMSGGVQLLPNLTLPYNRLVIIGFALAVLLGMGWIIARTRLGLWVRGVTQNRPIAACMGVNTARIDTLAFALGSGIAGLAGCALSQVGNVGPDLGQNYIVDAFMVVVLGGVGQLAGTVYAALGLGVLGKFLEGWAGAVLAKIAVLVFIIIFIQKRPQGIFAAKGRSFE from the coding sequence ATGCCGCGCCGCTTTCCGCTCCTGTGGGCCAGCCTGGCCCTGTGGGCCGCGACCGCCGGCCCGGCCCGGGCATTGACCGCCGGGCAGGCCCTGGCCATGGCCGCAGGCAGCACCGATGAGCGCGTGGCCGCCGTGCAGCAGGCCGTGCTCGATGCCGATGAGCGCACGGCGGCCTTCTTGCAGGCATTGGCCGACGATGCGGTCCAACTGGCCGCCGGCAAGGCGCTGATCGTGCGCGGCGACCAGGGGCAAGACCCGGTCACGGGCGCCGAAGCGCCGCTGCCCGAGGACGCCGAAGAGATCATCAACAACAACCGCATGCGCGGCGAGATCGACACCGCGCTGGCCGGCCTGGCATTGTTGGGCCAAGACCCGGCCCGGCGCCTGGCCGCTGCCCAGGCCCTGATGCGCGCGCCCGATGCGGGCCGGCTGGCGCTGCTCGACAAGGCGCTGGCGCAGGAGACGCACGCCCCCATCCGTGCCCGGTTGGAACTGGCCCGCGCCGCCGCCATGCTCGGCAGCGCAGACGCCAGCCTGCGCCGCGCCGCCGCGCAGACCCTGTCGGCCAGCGCCACGCCCGACACCCGCCGGCTGCTCAATGAACGCGCCGCGCTGGAGGACGACGCGCAGGTCCAGGCCGCGCTACAGGCCGCGCTACGGGCCATCGATGGCCGGCTGGCCTGGGGCGAGCGTCTGGGCGCGCTGTTCTCGGGCATCAGCCTGGGCTCGATCTTGCTGCTGGTGGCGCTGGGCCTGGCCATCACCTACGGCCTGATGGGCGTGATCAACATGGCCCATGGCGAGCTGATGATGATCGGCGCCTATGCCACCTTCGCCGTGCAAGGCGTTTTCCGGCAATACCTGCCGGCCGCGTTCGACTGGTACCTGGTGGCAGCGCTGCCGCTGGCGTTTGCCGCCTCGGCGCTGGTGGGCGCGGTGCTCGAACGCGGCGTGCTGCGCTTTCTCTACGGCCGCCCGCTGGAAACCCTGCTGGCCACCTGGGGCATCAGCCTGGTGCTGATGCAACTGGTGCGCACGCTCTTCGGTGCGCAGAACGTGGGCGTGGAAAACCCGGCGTGGATGAGTGGCGGGGTGCAACTGCTGCCCAACCTGACGCTGCCCTACAACCGCCTGGTGATCATCGGCTTCGCGCTGGCCGTGCTGCTGGGCATGGGCTGGATCATCGCGCGCACGCGCCTGGGTCTGTGGGTGCGCGGCGTCACGCAAAACCGCCCGATCGCGGCCTGCATGGGCGTGAACACCGCGCGCATCGACACCCTGGCCTTTGCGCTGGGCTCGGGCATCGCCGGCCTGGCCGGCTGCGCGCTCAGCCAAGTCGGCAATGTCGGGCCGGATCTGGGCCAGAACTACATCGTCGACGCCTTCATGGTGGTGGTGCTCGGCGGCGTGGGCCAGTTGGCCGGCACCGTGTATGCGGCCCTGGGCCTGGGGGTGCTGGGCAAGTTCCTGGAAGGCTGGGCGGGCGCCGTGCTGGCCAAGATTGCCGTGCTGGTGTTCATCATCATCTTCATCCAGAAGCGGCCGCAGGGCATTTTTGCCGCCAAAGGGCGCAGCTTTGAATGA
- a CDS encoding fumarate hydratase: MTTICQEDLIESIAGALQYISYYHPGDYIAHLARAYEREQSPAAKDAMAQILTNSKMSAIGQRPICQDTGIVNVFLKVGMDVRWQGFSGGLDAAIDEGVRRGYNHPGNSLRASVVADPQFERKNTRDNTPAVVLTEIVPGNTVDIIVAAKGGGSENKSSMYMLNPSDSVVDWVLKTVPAMGAGWCPPGMLGIGIGGTAEKAVLMAKQSLMEHLDMHELQAKAASGARLDKIEELRLELFAKVNALGIGAQGLGGLSTVLDVKIRMYPTHAASKPIAMIPNCAATRHAHLVLDGSGPAYLTPPSLDLWPDMDWAPDYQHSRRVFLDQLTRQEVARWKPGDRLLLNGKMLTGRDAAHQRIQNLLANGEKLPVDFNNRVIYYVGPVDPIEGEAVGPAGPTTATRMDKFTDMMLARTGLIAMIGKAERGPVAIGAIKKHQSAYLMAVGGAAYLVSKAIKSAKVVGFADLGMEAIYEFDVVDMPVTVAVDSGGSSVHITGPAEWQKRIATGEFKGIGVTAS, translated from the coding sequence ATGACCACCATTTGCCAAGAAGACCTGATCGAATCCATTGCCGGCGCATTGCAGTACATCAGCTACTACCACCCCGGCGACTACATCGCCCACCTGGCCCGCGCCTACGAGCGCGAGCAAAGCCCGGCGGCCAAGGACGCGATGGCCCAGATCCTGACCAACAGCAAGATGAGCGCCATCGGCCAGCGCCCGATCTGCCAGGACACCGGCATCGTCAACGTCTTCCTCAAGGTCGGCATGGACGTGCGCTGGCAAGGCTTCAGCGGCGGCCTGGACGCGGCCATCGACGAAGGCGTGCGCCGCGGCTACAACCACCCCGGCAACAGTTTGCGCGCCAGCGTGGTGGCCGACCCCCAGTTCGAGCGCAAGAACACCCGGGACAACACCCCGGCCGTGGTTCTGACCGAGATCGTTCCCGGCAACACCGTGGACATCATCGTGGCGGCCAAGGGCGGAGGCTCGGAGAACAAGTCCAGCATGTACATGCTCAACCCCAGCGACAGCGTGGTCGACTGGGTGCTCAAGACCGTGCCCGCGATGGGCGCCGGCTGGTGCCCTCCCGGCATGTTGGGCATAGGCATCGGCGGCACGGCGGAAAAAGCCGTGCTGATGGCCAAGCAAAGCCTGATGGAGCACCTCGACATGCATGAGTTGCAGGCCAAGGCCGCCAGCGGCGCCAGGCTCGACAAGATCGAGGAACTGCGCCTGGAACTGTTTGCCAAGGTCAATGCGCTGGGCATAGGCGCGCAGGGCCTGGGCGGCCTGAGCACGGTGCTGGACGTGAAGATCAGGATGTACCCCACGCACGCGGCCAGCAAGCCGATCGCGATGATCCCCAACTGCGCGGCCACGCGCCACGCGCACCTCGTGCTCGACGGATCAGGCCCGGCCTACCTGACGCCCCCCAGCCTGGACCTGTGGCCCGACATGGACTGGGCGCCCGACTACCAGCACAGCCGCAGGGTCTTTCTCGACCAACTGACCCGGCAGGAGGTCGCCAGATGGAAGCCCGGCGACCGCCTGCTGCTCAACGGCAAGATGCTGACCGGCCGCGATGCCGCGCACCAGCGCATACAAAACCTGCTGGCCAACGGCGAAAAGCTGCCCGTGGACTTCAACAACCGGGTCATCTACTACGTCGGCCCGGTGGACCCGATCGAGGGCGAAGCCGTAGGCCCCGCAGGCCCCACCACCGCCACCCGGATGGACAAGTTCACCGACATGATGCTGGCCCGGACCGGCCTGATCGCGATGATCGGCAAGGCCGAGCGCGGCCCGGTCGCCATCGGGGCCATCAAAAAGCACCAAAGCGCCTACCTGATGGCCGTGGGCGGCGCCGCCTACCTGGTGAGCAAGGCCATCAAGAGCGCCAAAGTGGTGGGCTTTGCCGACCTGGGCATGGAAGCGATCTACGAATTCGACGTGGTCGACATGCCGGTGACCGTCGCCGTGGACTCCGGCGGCAGCAGCGTCCACATCACCGGCCCCGCCGAATGGCAAAAGCGCATCGCCACCGGTGAATTCAAGGGCATCGGTGTCACAGCCTCCTGA
- the urtC gene encoding urea ABC transporter permease subunit UrtC — MITSPLQLPAPAPLFTRAGWSACAVALLAVCALAPVLNLWLPAGSLLHLSDYTVALLGKIMCYAICALAMDLIWGYTGILSLGHGLFFALGGYVMGMYLMRQIGRDGNYQSALPDFMVFLDWKALPWHWALSDSFAATLVLIVAVPGLVAWVFGYFAFRSRIKGVYFSIITQAMTYAAMLLFFRNETGFGGNNGFTDFKRILGQPIATQNMRMLLFVLTGLTLLGFFVLARALVRSKFGLVLQAVRDAESRVMFSGYAPLPYKLTIWTISAMMCAVAGALYVPQVGIINPGEMSPANSIEIAIWAAVGGRATLIGPIIGAFIVNGAKSWLTVAAPEFWLYFLGALFIAVTLFLPGGVMGLVRQCKNRLGAWP, encoded by the coding sequence ATGATCACCTCCCCCCTGCAACTGCCGGCACCAGCGCCGCTGTTCACCCGCGCCGGCTGGTCGGCCTGCGCCGTGGCACTGCTCGCGGTCTGCGCGCTGGCCCCCGTGCTCAACCTGTGGCTGCCTGCGGGCAGCCTGCTGCACCTGTCCGACTACACCGTGGCGCTGCTGGGCAAGATCATGTGCTATGCCATCTGCGCGCTGGCGATGGACCTGATCTGGGGCTACACCGGCATTTTGAGCCTGGGCCATGGCCTGTTTTTCGCATTGGGCGGCTATGTGATGGGCATGTACCTGATGCGCCAGATCGGGCGCGACGGCAACTACCAAAGCGCGCTGCCCGACTTCATGGTGTTCCTGGACTGGAAGGCGCTGCCCTGGCATTGGGCGCTGTCGGACAGCTTTGCCGCCACGCTCGTGCTGATCGTCGCCGTGCCGGGACTGGTGGCCTGGGTGTTCGGCTACTTTGCATTTCGCTCGCGCATCAAGGGCGTGTACTTTTCCATCATCACCCAGGCCATGACCTATGCGGCCATGCTGCTGTTCTTTCGCAACGAGACCGGCTTTGGCGGCAACAACGGCTTTACCGACTTCAAGCGCATCCTGGGCCAGCCGATCGCCACGCAGAACATGCGCATGCTGCTGTTCGTGCTCACCGGCCTGACGCTGCTGGGCTTTTTCGTGCTGGCGCGCGCCCTGGTGCGCAGCAAGTTCGGCCTGGTGCTGCAGGCCGTGCGCGACGCCGAAAGCCGCGTGATGTTCTCGGGCTATGCGCCGCTGCCGTACAAGCTCACCATCTGGACCATCAGCGCAATGATGTGCGCAGTGGCCGGGGCGCTGTATGTGCCGCAGGTGGGCATCATCAACCCCGGCGAGATGAGCCCGGCCAACTCCATCGAGATCGCCATCTGGGCCGCCGTCGGCGGGCGCGCCACGCTGATCGGGCCGATCATCGGCGCCTTCATCGTCAACGGCGCCAAGAGCTGGCTCACGGTGGCGGCGCCGGAGTTCTGGCTGTACTTTCTGGGCGCGCTGTTCATTGCCGTGACGCTGTTCTTGCCCGGCGGGGTCATGGGCCTGGTCCGGCAATGCAAAAACCGGCTCGGAGCCTGGCCATGA
- a CDS encoding DUF6806 family protein, with product MPSYNAPLEIHVHGQVPLRADASFEQLQEALKPLWKYVGARSLTDGASSVYEEEPGIQFDAQEHLLQICWTVHGDEDFRQSLDEMCMSLNELAEQGAAIEVTFYDAGFDEDDEEGESEADARDEFILLFVGPTPAAIMQVQRDLLVQDVVDMMERHFDGAELGGVVAEIDKLFSQRFDALVNSLEIGKPPRGSGGSGSGHGGGRRPRHLH from the coding sequence ATGCCAAGTTACAACGCTCCCCTTGAAATCCATGTCCACGGACAGGTTCCGTTGCGTGCCGATGCGAGCTTCGAGCAGCTCCAGGAAGCACTCAAACCGCTGTGGAAGTATGTCGGGGCCCGCTCGCTGACCGATGGCGCCTCCAGCGTCTACGAGGAAGAGCCGGGCATTCAGTTCGATGCGCAGGAGCATCTGCTGCAGATCTGCTGGACGGTGCACGGCGACGAGGATTTTCGCCAGTCGCTCGACGAGATGTGCATGAGCCTGAACGAGCTGGCCGAGCAGGGCGCCGCGATCGAAGTCACGTTCTACGACGCCGGTTTCGATGAAGACGACGAGGAGGGGGAGTCCGAGGCCGATGCGCGCGACGAATTCATCTTGCTGTTCGTCGGCCCCACGCCGGCGGCCATCATGCAGGTGCAGCGCGATCTGCTGGTGCAAGACGTGGTGGACATGATGGAGCGCCACTTCGACGGCGCCGAACTCGGCGGCGTGGTCGCCGAGATCGACAAGCTGTTCAGCCAGCGTTTCGACGCGCTGGTGAACTCGCTGGAGATCGGCAAACCGCCCCGTGGCTCCGGCGGCTCCGGCAGCGGCCATGGCGGTGGCCGCCGTCCGCGCCATTTGCACTAG
- the fumC gene encoding class II fumarate hydratase, with amino-acid sequence MTSPADTSAYRSEKDSFGPIDVPAGRLWGAQTQRSLQHFAISVERMAPELIRALARVKRASACVNHALGLLDAAKTRAIVAAADEVIAGGHWQEFPLVVWQTGSGTQTNMNMNEVLANRASELLGGPRGQARLVHPNDEVNLSQSSNDVFPTAMHLAAADALTQRLLPALQGLRSSLAAKAQAFSGIVKIGRTHLQDATPLTLGQEISGWVAQLQHGDQHLRAALPHLCELALGGTAVGTGLNAPAGYAQAVAKELAGLTGLPLVTAPNKFEALAACDALVHAHGALKTLAASLMKIANDVRWLASGPRSGLGEITIPENEPGSSIMPGKVNPTQCEALTMLCAQVLGNDVAINIGGASGNFELNVFRPLIIHNFLQSLRLLADGMASFDAHCAVGIAPAQARIDELLERSLMLVTALNPHIGYDKAAQIAKKAHAEGSSLRAVALALGHVTGEQFDQWVVPAQMVGQ; translated from the coding sequence ATGACATCCCCAGCCGATACGAGCGCATACCGCAGCGAAAAAGACAGCTTCGGACCTATCGATGTGCCCGCCGGGCGCCTGTGGGGGGCGCAGACGCAGCGCTCGCTACAGCATTTTGCGATCTCGGTGGAGCGCATGGCGCCCGAGCTGATCCGGGCGCTGGCCCGGGTCAAGCGCGCCAGCGCCTGTGTCAACCATGCGCTGGGCCTGCTGGATGCGGCCAAGACCCGGGCCATCGTCGCTGCGGCGGACGAGGTGATCGCCGGCGGCCATTGGCAGGAGTTCCCGCTCGTGGTCTGGCAGACCGGCTCGGGCACGCAGACCAACATGAACATGAACGAGGTGCTGGCCAACCGCGCCAGCGAGTTGCTCGGCGGCCCGCGCGGCCAGGCGCGGCTGGTGCACCCGAACGACGAGGTGAACCTGAGCCAGTCGAGCAATGATGTCTTTCCCACGGCCATGCACCTGGCCGCCGCAGACGCGCTGACGCAGCGCCTGCTCCCGGCGCTGCAGGGCCTGCGCAGCAGCTTGGCGGCCAAGGCGCAGGCGTTCTCGGGCATCGTGAAGATCGGCCGCACCCATCTGCAGGACGCGACCCCGCTCACGCTGGGGCAGGAGATATCGGGCTGGGTGGCGCAGTTGCAGCATGGCGATCAGCATCTGCGGGCCGCGCTGCCACACCTGTGTGAACTGGCCCTGGGCGGCACTGCCGTGGGCACCGGGCTGAACGCGCCGGCGGGCTACGCGCAGGCGGTGGCCAAGGAACTGGCCGGCCTGACCGGCCTGCCGCTGGTCACCGCCCCGAACAAGTTCGAGGCCCTGGCCGCTTGTGATGCGCTGGTCCATGCCCATGGCGCACTCAAGACGCTGGCCGCCAGCCTGATGAAGATCGCCAACGATGTGCGCTGGCTGGCCAGCGGGCCGCGCAGCGGCTTGGGCGAGATCACGATTCCCGAGAACGAGCCGGGCTCGTCGATCATGCCCGGCAAGGTCAACCCCACGCAGTGCGAGGCGCTGACCATGCTGTGCGCGCAGGTGCTGGGCAATGACGTGGCCATCAACATCGGCGGCGCCTCGGGCAATTTCGAGCTGAATGTGTTCCGCCCCCTGATCATCCACAACTTTTTGCAGAGCCTGCGGCTGCTGGCCGATGGCATGGCCAGTTTCGACGCGCACTGCGCCGTCGGCATAGCGCCCGCCCAGGCCCGCATCGACGAGTTGCTGGAGCGCTCGCTGATGCTGGTGACGGCCCTGAACCCCCATATCGGCTACGACAAGGCCGCGCAGATCGCCAAAAAAGCCCATGCCGAGGGCAGCAGCCTGCGTGCGGTGGCCCTGGCCTTGGGCCATGTCACGGGCGAGCAGTTCGACCAATGGGTCGTGCCGGCGCAGATGGTGGGGCAGTAA
- the urtA gene encoding urea ABC transporter substrate-binding protein has protein sequence MQRRHSLKTLAAAAALAGLSALPAHAQDSIKVGILHSLSGTMAISETVLKDTVLMAIDEINASGGVLGKKLEPVVVDPASNWPLFAEKARQLLGQDKVAVIFGCWTSVSRKSVLPVVEEMNGLLFYPVQYEGEELSKNVFYTGAAPNQQAIPAVDYLMSKDGGSAKRWVLLGTDYVYPRTTNKILRAYLRAKGVKDSDIAEKYTPFGHSDYQTIVADIQKFSQGGKTAVVSTINGDSNVPFYKELGNAGLKAKDVPVVAFSVGEEELRGVDTKPLVGHLAAWNYFQSIKSPANTEFIKKWSGYARAKGIAGHKDRPLTNDPMEASYIGIHMWKQAVEKAKSTDVDKVIAAMAGQTFKAPSGITSMMDEKNHHLHKSVFIGEIKADGQFNVVWKTPGPVKAKPWSPYIEGNDKKPDEPEKK, from the coding sequence ATGCAACGTCGTCATTCCCTCAAGACCCTCGCGGCCGCCGCTGCGCTCGCGGGGCTGTCCGCGCTGCCGGCCCATGCGCAGGACAGTATCAAGGTCGGCATCCTGCACAGCCTCTCGGGCACCATGGCGATTTCGGAAACCGTGCTCAAGGACACCGTGCTGATGGCGATCGACGAGATCAACGCCAGCGGCGGTGTGCTGGGCAAGAAGCTCGAACCCGTGGTGGTCGATCCGGCCTCGAACTGGCCCCTGTTTGCCGAGAAGGCCCGGCAACTGCTCGGGCAGGACAAGGTCGCGGTGATCTTCGGCTGCTGGACCTCGGTGAGCCGCAAGTCGGTGCTGCCGGTGGTCGAGGAAATGAACGGCCTGTTGTTCTACCCCGTGCAGTACGAGGGCGAGGAGCTGTCCAAGAATGTGTTCTACACCGGCGCCGCGCCCAACCAGCAGGCCATCCCGGCCGTGGACTACCTGATGAGCAAGGACGGCGGCAGCGCCAAGCGCTGGGTGCTGCTGGGCACCGACTATGTTTACCCGCGCACCACCAACAAGATCCTGCGTGCCTACCTGCGCGCCAAGGGCGTCAAAGACAGCGACATCGCCGAAAAATACACCCCGTTCGGCCATTCGGACTACCAGACCATCGTGGCCGACATCCAGAAATTCAGCCAGGGGGGCAAAACCGCCGTGGTGTCCACCATCAACGGCGACTCCAACGTGCCGTTCTACAAGGAACTGGGCAACGCCGGCCTGAAGGCCAAGGATGTGCCGGTGGTGGCCTTCTCGGTGGGCGAGGAAGAATTGCGCGGCGTAGACACCAAGCCGCTGGTGGGCCATCTGGCGGCCTGGAACTACTTTCAGTCGATCAAAAGCCCGGCCAACACCGAGTTCATCAAGAAGTGGAGCGGCTACGCCCGGGCCAAGGGCATTGCCGGCCACAAGGACCGGCCGCTGACCAACGACCCGATGGAGGCCAGCTACATCGGCATCCACATGTGGAAGCAGGCGGTGGAAAAGGCCAAGAGCACCGATGTCGACAAGGTGATCGCCGCGATGGCCGGCCAGACCTTCAAGGCGCCGTCGGGCATCACCTCGATGATGGACGAGAAGAACCACCACCTGCACAAGAGCGTGTTCATCGGCGAGATCAAGGCCGACGGCCAGTTCAACGTGGTGTGGAAGACCCCCGGCCCGGTCAAGGCCAAGCCCTGGAGCCCGTACATCGAAGGCAATGACAAAAAGCCCGATGAGCCGGAAAAGAAATAA
- a CDS encoding TIGR00645 family protein produces MSLPKSIPVTPLRPLPSMIFASRWLQLPLYLGLILAQAVYVFHFWVELVHLIEAAFGNTAALQQLVSSIGYKSDFEVRSLNETIIMLVVLALIDVVMISNLLIMVIVGGYETFVSRLHLEDHPDQPEWLSHVNASVLKVKLATAIIGISSIHLLKTFINAANYDLKVLMWQTIIHAVFLLSALAIALTDRLMAHPADRH; encoded by the coding sequence ATGTCCCTGCCCAAATCCATCCCCGTCACGCCACTGCGCCCCCTGCCATCGATGATCTTTGCCAGCCGATGGCTGCAACTGCCGCTGTACCTGGGCCTGATCCTGGCGCAGGCAGTGTACGTGTTCCATTTCTGGGTCGAACTGGTGCACCTGATAGAGGCCGCTTTCGGCAACACGGCAGCGCTGCAGCAACTGGTATCGAGCATTGGCTACAAGAGTGATTTCGAGGTCCGATCGCTGAACGAAACCATCATCATGCTGGTGGTGCTGGCGCTGATCGATGTAGTGATGATCTCCAACCTGCTGATCATGGTGATCGTCGGCGGGTATGAGACCTTTGTCTCACGCCTGCACCTGGAAGACCACCCCGACCAGCCCGAGTGGCTCAGCCATGTCAACGCCTCGGTGCTCAAGGTCAAACTGGCCACCGCCATCATCGGCATCAGTTCGATCCACCTGCTCAAGACCTTCATCAACGCAGCCAACTATGACCTCAAGGTGCTGATGTGGCAGACCATCATCCATGCGGTGTTCCTGCTCAGCGCGCTGGCGATTGCATTGACCGACCGGCTGATGGCGCACCCGGCGGACAGGCACTGA